One genomic segment of Acidimicrobiales bacterium includes these proteins:
- a CDS encoding acyl-CoA dehydrogenase family protein translates to MDFEIPQEIQATLGALDDFIEREIVPLERQDDNVRFFDHRREYARTDFEAGGVPRQEWEELLAEMRRRADAAGWLRWALPKEYGGHEATNLEMAIIREHLASRGLGLHNDLQNESSIVGNFPTVLMMRDFGTEAQRAEWMPGFFGGTRRLAFGLTEPDHGSDATYLDTTAVLDGDEWVINGRKRFNSGLHHATHDIIFARTSGESASPFGISAFLVPTDSPGFSVDFFWWTFNMPTDHAEVTLADVRVPRSAVFGAVDHGLELAQHFVHENRIRQAASSLGAAQFCINEAVAYANGRETWGRPLSRNQAIQFPLVELHTEAAMLRQLVRSTAWALDRHHHMEVTHEVAMCNYRANRLACDAADRAMQTCGGVGYSRHMPFEHIYRHHRRYRITEGSEEIQMRKVGQHLFGLGSSSGPASPAGSSPRPASRAGSSPRPASRAGRGLRSSP, encoded by the coding sequence GTGGACTTCGAGATCCCGCAGGAGATTCAAGCGACGCTGGGCGCCCTCGACGACTTCATCGAGCGGGAGATCGTGCCGCTCGAGCGCCAGGACGACAACGTTCGCTTCTTCGATCATCGACGTGAGTACGCCCGCACCGATTTCGAAGCTGGCGGCGTCCCTCGCCAGGAATGGGAGGAGCTGCTGGCCGAGATGCGACGCCGGGCCGACGCCGCCGGTTGGCTGCGGTGGGCACTGCCAAAGGAGTACGGCGGGCATGAGGCCACCAATCTGGAGATGGCGATCATCCGGGAGCACCTCGCCTCGCGGGGCCTCGGATTGCACAACGACCTCCAGAACGAGAGCTCGATCGTCGGCAACTTCCCGACCGTGCTCATGATGCGCGACTTCGGCACGGAGGCCCAGCGCGCCGAGTGGATGCCCGGGTTCTTCGGCGGGACGCGCCGCCTCGCTTTCGGGCTCACCGAGCCCGACCATGGGTCCGACGCGACCTATCTCGACACGACGGCGGTGCTCGACGGTGACGAGTGGGTCATCAACGGGCGCAAGCGCTTCAACTCGGGGCTGCATCACGCCACCCACGACATCATCTTCGCCCGGACGTCGGGAGAGTCGGCGTCACCGTTCGGGATCAGCGCCTTCCTCGTGCCCACTGACTCGCCGGGTTTCTCGGTCGACTTCTTCTGGTGGACCTTCAACATGCCCACCGATCATGCCGAGGTGACCCTCGCCGACGTGCGGGTGCCGAGGTCAGCCGTGTTCGGTGCCGTCGACCACGGTCTCGAGCTGGCCCAGCATTTCGTCCACGAGAACCGCATCCGCCAGGCGGCCTCCTCGCTGGGCGCTGCGCAGTTCTGCATCAACGAGGCGGTGGCCTATGCCAACGGGCGCGAGACGTGGGGCCGGCCGTTGTCGCGGAACCAGGCCATCCAGTTCCCGCTGGTGGAGCTGCACACCGAAGCGGCGATGCTGCGCCAGCTGGTGCGGTCCACCGCCTGGGCGCTCGACCGACACCACCACATGGAGGTCACCCACGAGGTCGCCATGTGCAACTACCGCGCCAATCGCCTGGCGTGCGACGCCGCCGACCGGGCGATGCAGACCTGTGGTGGCGTGGGCTACAGCCGGCACATGCCCTTCGAGCACATCTACCGCCACCACCGGCGCTACCGCATCACCGAGGGCTCCGAGGAGATCCAGATGCGCAAGGTGGGCCAGCACCTGTTCGGCCTCGGCTCCTCTTCTGGGCCGGCCTCCCCGGCCGGCTCCTCTCCTCGGCCGGCCTCCCGGGCCGGCTCCTCTCCTCGGCCGGCCTCCCGGGCCGGCCGAGGCCTCAGGAGCTCGCCGTAG
- a CDS encoding prolyl oligopeptidase family serine peptidase has protein sequence MLTACALVVGLLGAAPAQAGQPGASRASSGMPDDVPAAALRPAPTLPVPAAWPGPERFPRTAGTGRLAGGGYYWTDWIYDDHGARGLPGVPGAPGADPAEQGVPSFGDYSYPPGPADNNGADIFRAGIFLEPAATVWRVDWNTLADPSVPIAEWAFATGGSTSTGSLWPAGAGVRSPGIDRAMVVSSRGASLLDVRSGAVLARLPVDVDLGARSFVVRVPRRVLAPSGSWIVRLASGLANASGDGFAPARGALPTEPAVYNVAFRGVAQEPPGDNFWNDDGQAAALAGGDVSAFSATIRWADLAARHTTPEPAPTGWSDRWYVSSIEPGQGERTDVGGIADGKPVYLGRIQPYAVYVPSRYDPARPAPLTFLLHSLTQNHNQYAATTPKLSQEACEARQSICVGTLGRGPAGGFVNEAQLDFWEVWREAASAYRLDPDRTVVAGYSMGGFGAGLLAEGHPDLFARAILLAGAAGNTPSLDNVRWVPVYLAGGAADELVPVTDEIAEAQGLDRRGFRYRYLLYPAEDHVAFELQDGFSDAARFMGSAARATRPGHVTFRWNDSGNSPAFGYGTTGAYWLRDLQARSAGPDALIDATSAADPDPSVTDVRTHDVLVPGDPSPAIVTQLDWRLGPHPPPEPAIALNLGNVGALSIRLADAGIGPRTTYTVDVTTDGATTLTLLGPDGSATQVQLGAGRQHLIESSH, from the coding sequence ATGCTCACCGCGTGCGCCCTCGTCGTCGGGCTGCTGGGCGCCGCGCCCGCCCAGGCCGGGCAGCCAGGAGCCTCGCGCGCATCGAGCGGGATGCCCGATGACGTACCCGCCGCCGCCCTCCGGCCGGCGCCGACGCTGCCCGTCCCCGCTGCATGGCCGGGACCAGAGCGCTTCCCCCGAACGGCCGGCACGGGTCGCCTGGCCGGGGGCGGCTACTACTGGACCGACTGGATCTACGACGACCACGGGGCCCGAGGCCTGCCGGGGGTGCCGGGCGCTCCCGGCGCCGATCCGGCCGAGCAGGGCGTCCCCTCCTTCGGCGACTACAGCTATCCGCCCGGCCCGGCGGACAACAACGGCGCCGACATCTTCCGGGCGGGCATCTTCCTCGAGCCGGCCGCCACGGTGTGGCGGGTGGACTGGAACACGCTCGCCGATCCGAGCGTGCCCATCGCCGAGTGGGCGTTCGCCACCGGTGGATCCACGTCGACCGGCAGCCTGTGGCCGGCCGGCGCCGGAGTTCGCTCGCCCGGGATCGACCGGGCGATGGTTGTCTCGAGCAGGGGCGCCAGTCTCCTGGACGTGCGCAGCGGCGCCGTGCTCGCCCGTCTGCCGGTCGACGTGGATCTCGGGGCCAGGTCCTTCGTCGTCCGGGTCCCCCGTCGCGTCCTCGCCCCGAGCGGTAGCTGGATCGTGCGCCTGGCCTCGGGCCTGGCCAATGCATCCGGCGACGGCTTCGCCCCCGCCCGCGGGGCGCTGCCGACTGAGCCGGCCGTCTACAACGTGGCCTTTCGCGGCGTCGCCCAGGAACCACCGGGTGACAACTTCTGGAACGACGACGGCCAGGCCGCCGCCCTGGCAGGCGGGGACGTGAGCGCCTTCTCGGCGACGATCCGGTGGGCGGACCTGGCCGCCCGGCACACGACGCCCGAGCCCGCCCCGACGGGCTGGAGCGACCGATGGTACGTGTCGTCGATCGAGCCGGGACAGGGAGAGCGAACAGACGTCGGCGGTATCGCCGACGGCAAACCGGTGTATCTGGGCCGGATCCAGCCCTACGCCGTCTACGTCCCCAGTCGGTACGACCCCGCCCGCCCGGCGCCGCTCACCTTCCTACTCCACTCCCTCACCCAGAACCACAACCAGTACGCAGCGACCACTCCGAAGCTCTCCCAGGAAGCTTGCGAGGCCCGGCAGTCCATCTGCGTGGGCACCTTGGGCCGCGGGCCCGCCGGCGGGTTCGTGAACGAGGCCCAGCTGGACTTCTGGGAGGTCTGGCGCGAGGCGGCGTCCGCCTACCGCCTCGACCCCGATCGAACCGTCGTCGCGGGGTACTCGATGGGCGGTTTCGGGGCGGGGCTCCTCGCCGAGGGCCACCCCGACCTCTTCGCCAGGGCGATCCTGCTGGCCGGGGCGGCGGGGAACACGCCCAGCCTGGACAACGTGCGCTGGGTGCCCGTGTACCTCGCCGGTGGCGCGGCGGACGAGCTGGTGCCCGTCACCGACGAGATCGCCGAGGCCCAGGGCCTCGACCGACGAGGCTTCCGCTACCGCTACCTCCTCTATCCCGCAGAGGACCACGTGGCCTTCGAGCTGCAGGACGGGTTCTCCGACGCGGCCCGGTTCATGGGCTCCGCCGCCCGTGCAACCCGGCCAGGACACGTCACGTTCCGCTGGAACGATTCCGGTAACAGCCCTGCGTTCGGGTATGGCACCACGGGCGCCTACTGGTTACGGGACCTTCAGGCTCGCTCGGCGGGCCCCGACGCGCTGATCGACGCCACCTCGGCTGCCGACCCCGACCCGAGCGTCACCGACGTCCGGACCCACGACGTGCTGGTGCCCGGGGACCCGAGCCCGGCGATCGTCACGCAGCTGGACTGGCGGCTCGGGCCCCATCCTCCGCCCGAGCCCGCCATCGCGCTCAACCTGGGCAATGTCGGCGCGCTGTCGATCCGGCTGGCGGACGCCGGCATCGGTCCGCGCACGACGTACACCGTCGACGTGACGACCGACGGGGCGACGACGCTCACGCTGCTGGGCCCCGACGGCAGCGCCACCCAGGTGCAGCTCGGCGCCGGGCGTCAGCACCTCATCGAGTCGAGTCACTGA
- a CDS encoding glycoside hydrolase family 3 N-terminal domain-containing protein, whose translation MTAFDDAAARVAAGADHHDEAAGLVRAMTQLEKLGCLDGETPFWPGITDMVSGGYYRHAWPAAAVERLGVPGLRFSDGPRGVVVGSSSCFPVSMARGATFDPDLEERIGNAIGLELRAAGATFYGGVCVNLLRHPAWGRAQETYGEDPHHVGELGAALVRGVQRHAIACVKHFALNSMENARFTVDVAADDRALHEVYLQQFRRIVAEGVGSVMSAYNSVNGTWCGQNPELLTDVLRREWGFDGFVVSDFIFGLRDAAASVRAGLDVELPFAQQRAQHLPEALSSGNLDEVDVDAAASRVIATLLRFWPVLDQPAPEQSVVASTEHRALAREAARRSIVLLRNEGGLLPFDPSALRRVAVIGRLAAVSNLGDGGSSDVHPPEVVTPLAGLRAALPGAVVVHHDTDASLAEGSEVAIAVVGFTKDDEGEFIDPSGAADLSSLFPPSDHPTLGVGASSPTPAPGPADDVSAAPAGETAAMAPGGDRSNLRLRPEDEALLRSVASHNPRTVAVVMGGSAVVMPWCSDVPVVLLTWYPGMEGGHALADILLGAAAPSGRLPFAIPLDEHDLVAFDKDARSVTYDLFHGQWKLDRDGKAAHFPFGFGLSTTSFDFRDARLHRGAREVSLTVANVGVRGGTEVVQVYGGYPVSSVPRPRRRLVGFRRIELEAGRSCRATVPLHLNALAVRRKGRMEMEDGEVVLTVARHAAETGIELSARVNAGVVT comes from the coding sequence GTGACAGCCTTCGACGACGCTGCAGCCCGGGTTGCCGCTGGCGCCGACCACCACGACGAAGCTGCCGGTCTCGTGCGCGCTATGACGCAGCTCGAGAAGCTCGGCTGCCTCGACGGGGAGACGCCCTTCTGGCCGGGCATAACCGACATGGTGTCCGGGGGGTACTACCGCCACGCCTGGCCCGCCGCTGCCGTCGAGCGGCTGGGCGTGCCCGGCCTTCGGTTCAGCGACGGCCCCCGCGGTGTCGTCGTGGGCTCGAGCAGCTGCTTCCCGGTGAGCATGGCGCGCGGCGCGACATTCGACCCGGATCTCGAGGAGCGCATCGGGAACGCTATCGGGCTCGAGCTCAGGGCGGCCGGAGCCACGTTCTACGGCGGCGTGTGCGTGAACCTTCTGCGCCACCCGGCTTGGGGCCGGGCCCAGGAGACCTACGGCGAGGATCCCCACCACGTCGGCGAGCTGGGCGCGGCCCTCGTGCGAGGCGTGCAACGTCACGCCATCGCCTGCGTGAAGCACTTCGCCCTCAACTCCATGGAGAACGCCCGGTTCACCGTGGACGTGGCCGCCGACGATCGGGCCCTCCACGAGGTCTACCTCCAGCAGTTCCGCCGCATCGTGGCCGAAGGCGTGGGCAGTGTCATGAGCGCCTACAACTCGGTGAACGGCACCTGGTGTGGCCAGAACCCGGAGCTGCTGACCGACGTCCTTCGGCGGGAGTGGGGTTTCGACGGCTTCGTCGTGTCCGACTTCATCTTCGGCCTGCGCGACGCGGCGGCCTCCGTCCGGGCCGGACTGGACGTCGAGCTGCCGTTCGCGCAGCAGCGGGCCCAGCATCTGCCGGAGGCGCTCAGCAGCGGGAACCTGGACGAGGTCGACGTGGACGCCGCCGCCTCGAGGGTCATCGCCACCCTGCTGCGATTCTGGCCCGTACTGGACCAGCCGGCGCCCGAGCAGTCGGTCGTTGCATCGACTGAGCACCGGGCCCTGGCCCGGGAGGCGGCCCGCCGGTCGATCGTCCTGCTCCGGAACGAGGGCGGCCTGCTTCCGTTCGATCCATCGGCGCTCCGACGGGTGGCCGTGATCGGGCGTCTGGCCGCGGTGTCCAACCTGGGAGACGGGGGCTCGAGCGACGTGCACCCACCCGAGGTGGTCACGCCGCTCGCCGGGCTGCGGGCGGCGCTTCCGGGTGCGGTCGTGGTCCATCACGACACCGACGCCTCGTTGGCCGAGGGCTCGGAGGTGGCCATCGCTGTGGTGGGCTTCACCAAGGACGACGAGGGCGAGTTCATCGATCCCTCAGGGGCGGCCGATCTTTCCTCGCTGTTTCCCCCGTCGGACCACCCGACGCTCGGCGTCGGGGCGTCATCCCCGACGCCGGCCCCCGGTCCCGCTGATGACGTCTCCGCCGCTCCGGCCGGCGAGACCGCGGCGATGGCCCCGGGTGGCGACCGATCCAATCTGCGCCTGCGGCCCGAGGACGAGGCGCTGCTTCGATCCGTGGCCTCGCACAACCCCCGGACGGTCGCCGTCGTGATGGGCGGCAGCGCGGTCGTGATGCCGTGGTGCAGCGACGTGCCGGTCGTTCTCCTGACGTGGTATCCGGGTATGGAGGGTGGCCACGCCCTGGCCGACATCCTCCTCGGCGCGGCGGCCCCGAGCGGCAGGCTGCCCTTCGCCATCCCCCTCGACGAGCACGACCTGGTGGCCTTCGACAAAGACGCCCGCTCGGTGACCTACGACCTGTTCCATGGGCAGTGGAAGCTCGACCGAGATGGCAAGGCTGCGCACTTTCCCTTTGGCTTTGGCTTGTCGACGACCTCCTTCGACTTCCGGGACGCCCGCCTGCACAGGGGAGCGCGGGAGGTCTCCCTCACCGTGGCCAACGTCGGGGTCCGCGGCGGCACCGAGGTCGTCCAGGTCTACGGCGGCTATCCGGTGTCGTCGGTGCCACGACCCCGCCGTCGGCTCGTCGGCTTCCGCCGGATCGAGCTCGAGGCCGGCCGGTCCTGCCGGGCGACGGTGCCCCTGCATCTCAACGCCTTGGCCGTGCGGCGCAAGGGTCGGATGGAGATGGAGGACGGCGAGGTCGTGCTTACCGTCGCCCGCCACGCCGCCGAGACCGGCATCGAGCTCAGCGCCCGCGTGAACGCGGGCGTCGTCACATGA
- a CDS encoding UGSC family (seleno)protein: protein MTTDAGTVLLDPTGERRPTTRPRVARPSSLEGLTVGLLDISKPRGDVFLNALELALKSRVPGLRVARYRKPTFAKVAPVDLRHEITTKCDLVIEALADUGSCTSCSVHDIADLEARGLPGVFVASTEFVTAAATQASALGFDPARVFVPHPIQDRTDDEMTALAEAAVDQVLAAIVRLPE from the coding sequence ATGACAACCGACGCCGGCACCGTGCTGCTGGACCCGACCGGCGAGCGTCGCCCCACGACCCGGCCCCGGGTGGCTCGGCCGTCGTCGTTGGAGGGCCTGACGGTCGGGCTGCTGGACATCTCGAAGCCGCGGGGCGATGTCTTCCTGAACGCCCTGGAGTTGGCGCTGAAGTCACGGGTCCCCGGTCTCCGTGTCGCGCGCTATCGAAAGCCGACCTTCGCCAAGGTCGCGCCGGTCGACCTGCGGCACGAGATCACCACCAAGTGCGATCTCGTGATCGAGGCGCTCGCCGACTGAGGCAGCTGCACGTCGTGCAGTGTGCACGACATCGCCGACCTGGAGGCTCGGGGCCTACCGGGGGTGTTCGTCGCCTCGACCGAGTTCGTCACGGCCGCCGCGACCCAGGCCAGCGCCCTCGGCTTCGATCCCGCCCGGGTGTTCGTCCCTCATCCGATCCAGGACCGGACCGATGACGAGATGACGGCGCTGGCCGAGGCGGCGGTCGACCAGGTCCTCGCCGCGATCGTGCGGCTCCCCGAGTAG
- a CDS encoding thioredoxin, with translation MTRTRIPPGVPDGIVAVVKHECETCVSIAPVLVQLQGAGVPLTVYTQDDPAFPKELPDVVDDTELRVSWDLDLVTVPTVLRVEGGVETARTEGWHRPRWEELTGVAGLGPDLPELRPGCGSRTADPDTADDLALRFATGRLRSRRVALGSSEDEAEAAFERGWTDGLPVVAATEARVLRMLEGTRRAADEVVAIVPPDLVECTVEKAAINAVMAGCRPEYLPLVLGAIEATCTDEFNGHGLLATTHFSGPVVIVNGPVRQAIGMNSGANVLGQGNRANATIGRALQLIVRNVGGGVPGGVDRATLGNPGKYTFCFAEDEEGSPWEPLSVERGIAPGVSAVTLYAGEGPRGVIDQLSRTPESLARSFAGSLRTVGHHKLAIGLDAMLVVSPEHARVFREAAWTKARLREELLELLTVPGAELVRGAGGCDEGLPEGLEEAAIPKFRPDGLWFVHAGGRAGLFSSIIGSWINGPGGSQAVTREVGV, from the coding sequence GTGACGCGTACTCGGATACCGCCGGGCGTCCCTGACGGCATCGTGGCCGTGGTCAAGCACGAATGCGAGACGTGCGTGTCCATCGCGCCGGTCCTGGTGCAGCTGCAAGGCGCCGGCGTGCCCCTGACGGTGTACACCCAGGACGATCCCGCGTTCCCAAAGGAGCTTCCCGACGTCGTGGACGACACCGAGCTGCGGGTGTCGTGGGACCTCGACCTCGTGACCGTACCTACCGTCCTGCGCGTCGAAGGGGGCGTCGAGACGGCAAGGACGGAGGGCTGGCACAGGCCGCGCTGGGAGGAGCTCACTGGCGTCGCCGGGCTCGGCCCTGATCTCCCCGAGCTCCGACCCGGTTGTGGGTCGCGCACCGCCGACCCCGACACGGCCGACGACCTCGCCCTCCGATTCGCGACGGGTCGGCTACGGTCCCGCCGGGTGGCGCTGGGCTCGTCGGAGGACGAGGCCGAGGCGGCGTTCGAACGGGGATGGACCGATGGGCTTCCCGTCGTCGCGGCCACCGAGGCCAGGGTGCTGCGCATGCTCGAAGGGACCCGACGGGCCGCCGACGAGGTCGTGGCGATCGTTCCTCCGGATCTGGTCGAGTGCACGGTGGAGAAGGCGGCGATCAATGCAGTCATGGCCGGCTGCCGACCCGAGTACCTGCCGCTCGTGCTGGGGGCGATCGAGGCCACGTGCACCGATGAGTTCAACGGGCACGGGCTCCTGGCCACGACGCACTTCTCGGGACCGGTCGTCATCGTGAACGGTCCGGTCCGTCAGGCGATCGGCATGAACTCGGGCGCCAACGTCCTGGGGCAGGGCAACAGAGCCAACGCCACTATCGGTCGGGCCCTCCAGCTGATCGTGCGCAACGTCGGTGGTGGGGTGCCCGGCGGCGTCGACCGGGCGACGCTCGGAAACCCGGGGAAGTACACCTTCTGCTTCGCCGAGGACGAGGAGGGATCTCCCTGGGAGCCGTTGTCGGTCGAGCGTGGGATCGCTCCGGGTGTATCGGCGGTGACGCTGTACGCCGGCGAGGGCCCTCGCGGGGTCATCGATCAGCTCTCGCGGACGCCTGAGTCTCTCGCCCGGTCGTTCGCTGGGAGCCTGCGGACCGTCGGCCACCACAAGCTGGCGATCGGCCTCGACGCCATGCTGGTGGTGAGCCCCGAGCACGCTCGGGTCTTTCGCGAGGCGGCGTGGACCAAGGCCAGGCTCCGCGAGGAGCTGCTCGAGCTCCTCACCGTCCCGGGGGCCGAGCTCGTCCGCGGCGCGGGTGGGTGTGACGAGGGACTGCCGGAGGGTCTGGAGGAGGCCGCCATCCCGAAGTTCCGCCCCGACGGGCTGTGGTTCGTTCACGCCGGTGGGCGGGCCGGTCTGTTCTCGTCCATCATTGGGAGCTGGATCAACGGGCCCGGCGGCAGCCAGGCCGTGACCCGGGAGGTAGGGGTATGA
- a CDS encoding LLM class F420-dependent oxidoreductase — protein MELGRIGIWTSALDRQPAAVVRRAVAEIEHLGYGTLWVGEAARREAFANSALLLSASTRLVVATGIANIWVRDPMAMAAGQRTLSEAWGGRFLLGVGVSHDPLVSPRGHRYERPIDAMRAYLDAMDRAHYDAPALEAADTVRVLAALGPRMLDLAAERADGAHPYLVPAEHTSRARQILGPAALLCPEVAVVLESEPERARRIARAHLGTYLRLANYRRNLARLGYGEDDLADAGSDRLVDALVAWGPLEQVSARVGQHLEAGADHVAVQVLTEDPARLPLEEWRALASSNLLE, from the coding sequence GTGGAGCTGGGACGCATCGGTATCTGGACCTCGGCGCTCGACCGGCAGCCGGCTGCCGTCGTTCGGCGGGCGGTCGCCGAGATCGAGCACCTCGGTTACGGAACGCTGTGGGTCGGTGAGGCCGCCCGGCGTGAAGCGTTTGCCAACAGCGCCCTTCTGTTATCTGCAAGCACCCGGTTGGTCGTGGCGACCGGCATCGCCAACATCTGGGTACGCGACCCGATGGCCATGGCGGCCGGGCAGCGGACGCTCAGCGAGGCTTGGGGCGGGAGGTTCCTCCTCGGCGTGGGAGTCAGCCACGACCCGCTGGTCTCGCCGAGAGGGCATCGCTACGAGCGGCCGATCGACGCCATGCGCGCCTATCTCGACGCCATGGACCGGGCGCACTACGACGCCCCGGCGCTCGAGGCAGCGGACACGGTGCGGGTGCTGGCGGCCCTCGGTCCGCGGATGCTCGACCTCGCAGCCGAGCGTGCAGACGGCGCCCACCCCTACCTGGTGCCTGCGGAGCACACCAGTCGGGCGCGCCAGATCCTCGGGCCCGCGGCGCTGCTGTGTCCCGAGGTCGCGGTCGTGCTCGAATCGGAGCCCGAGCGGGCCCGCCGCATCGCTCGAGCCCATCTGGGCACGTATCTGCGGCTGGCGAACTACCGCCGCAACCTCGCCCGTCTCGGCTACGGCGAGGACGATCTCGCCGACGCGGGCAGCGACCGGCTGGTCGACGCTCTGGTCGCCTGGGGCCCGCTCGAGCAGGTGTCGGCTCGGGTAGGCCAGCATCTGGAGGCGGGCGCCGATCACGTGGCGGTGCAGGTCCTGACCGAGGATCCCGCCCGGCTCCCGCTCGAGGAGTGGCGCGCCCTCGCCAGCTCTAACCTGTTGGAGTGA